In the Flavobacterium acetivorans genome, one interval contains:
- a CDS encoding YtxH domain-containing protein yields the protein MANNAGNMLIALIGGAAIGAGLGILFAPDKGTKTRGKIKDGYKDAKKDLKCKYDELTTEMKQKFKNSKSNFEESYEDLISDVSHKTEDVISFLEIKLAELKEQNAKLQK from the coding sequence ATGGCAAATAACGCAGGAAATATGTTAATAGCTCTTATTGGTGGAGCAGCTATCGGTGCAGGTTTAGGAATTTTGTTTGCTCCGGACAAGGGAACAAAAACAAGAGGAAAAATTAAGGATGGCTATAAAGACGCCAAGAAAGATTTGAAATGTAAGTACGATGAGCTGACGACTGAAATGAAACAAAAATTCAAAAATTCAAAATCAAATTTTGAAGAGAGTTATGAAGACCTGATTTCTGATGTAAGCCATAAAACGGAAGATGTAATTTCTTTTTTGGAAATTAAATTGGCTGAGTTGAAAGAACAAAATGCTAAACTTCAAAAATAA
- a CDS encoding phage holin family protein, whose amino-acid sequence MAFEELKENTENIQEQLESYIENNLSYYKLKSFKVAMKSTTAIFKFVLILLCVCMVLLFCSIALAFAIGNYLNSYAYGFAIVGGIYLVLTILLFFVRDKIVEGPILEKFSEIFFND is encoded by the coding sequence ATGGCTTTTGAAGAGTTAAAGGAGAATACCGAGAATATTCAGGAACAATTAGAATCCTACATAGAAAACAATCTGTCCTATTATAAATTAAAGAGTTTCAAGGTGGCCATGAAATCCACTACGGCAATTTTTAAATTTGTATTGATTTTATTGTGTGTTTGTATGGTTTTATTATTTTGCTCCATAGCTTTGGCATTTGCAATAGGAAATTATTTAAACAGTTATGCTTATGGATTTGCAATAGTGGGAGGAATTTATTTGGTCTTGACCATTCTTTTATTTTTTGTTAGAGACAAAATTGTCGAAGGTCCCATTTTAGAGAAATTTTCAGAAATATTTTTTAACGATTAA